In Sphingobacterium thalpophilum, a genomic segment contains:
- the argC gene encoding N-acetyl-gamma-glutamyl-phosphate reductase, with protein sequence MIRVGIIGSAGYTGGELLRVLIYHPEVEIVFANSASNAGNKLYEVHNDLFGDTELTFSSDYHSAIDVLFLCVGHGDARKFLDANPIDASVKIIDLSQDYRLRANTAFQGHQFVYGLPELNKEAIKTAQYIANPGCFATNIQLALLPLASKGLLPDQIHVNATTGSTGAGQKPGATTHFSWRNNNLSAYKSFEHQHLQEISESLDQLQAGFLPVSAGSLLERAAAKINFVPQRGDFARGIFSAIYVDTDLSEEQAYALYESYYAAHPFTHISKKNIDLKQVVNTNKSIIHLEKHGNKLLILNATDNLLKGASGQAVQNMNLMFGLDERTGLNLKSVGF encoded by the coding sequence ATGATAAGAGTAGGAATAATTGGTTCGGCAGGATATACTGGTGGTGAATTATTACGTGTATTGATTTATCATCCTGAGGTGGAAATCGTATTTGCTAATAGTGCTTCCAATGCAGGAAATAAGTTATATGAAGTTCACAATGATTTATTTGGCGATACTGAATTGACCTTCTCTTCCGACTATCACTCCGCGATTGATGTCTTGTTTTTATGTGTGGGCCATGGAGATGCACGCAAATTTTTAGATGCAAATCCGATCGATGCATCCGTGAAGATTATTGATCTTTCACAAGATTATCGTCTTCGTGCGAATACAGCTTTCCAAGGGCACCAATTTGTGTATGGGCTTCCAGAACTAAACAAAGAAGCAATCAAAACAGCGCAGTATATTGCAAACCCAGGATGCTTTGCTACAAACATACAATTGGCTTTATTGCCATTAGCGAGTAAAGGCTTATTACCGGATCAAATCCATGTTAATGCAACGACTGGATCAACAGGAGCGGGGCAAAAACCGGGTGCAACCACGCATTTTTCCTGGCGTAACAATAATCTTTCTGCTTACAAATCTTTTGAACACCAGCATTTACAGGAAATTTCAGAATCTTTGGATCAGCTGCAAGCGGGATTTTTACCGGTGTCAGCAGGATCGTTGTTGGAACGTGCTGCAGCAAAAATTAATTTTGTTCCACAACGTGGAGATTTTGCCCGGGGAATTTTCTCGGCTATTTATGTAGACACCGATTTGTCTGAAGAGCAGGCCTACGCATTGTATGAGAGCTATTATGCCGCTCACCCTTTTACGCATATCAGCAAAAAAAATATCGACCTTAAGCAGGTTGTCAATACAAATAAAAGTATTATCCACCTTGAAAAGCACGGAAATAAGCTCCTTATTTTAAATGCGACTGATAATTTGCTTAAAGGAGCATCCGGTCAAGCTGTACAAAATATGAACTTAATGTTCGGTTTAGACGAGCGTACAGGATTAAACTTGAAAAGCGTTGGTTTTTAA
- the argG gene encoding argininosuccinate synthase: MKKVVLAFSGGLDTSFCCIYLTQDLGLEVHSVVVNTGGFSDEELKNIEERAYALGVKSHTAIDETADYYRETIKFLIFGNVLKNATYPLSVSAERVCQATAIANYAKKIGAECVAHGSTGAGNDQVRFDMIFQTLIPGVEIITPIRDLQLSREAEIEYLNKHGVEYSAEKAKYSINKGLWGTSVGGAETLTSNQYLPESAWPTPVTSSEPQQITIDFEKGEPVALNGEKMASVKVIQELQAIAQPYGIGRDIHVGDTIIGIKGRVGFEAAASVILIKAHHALEKHTLTKWQLSWKDQIAAFYGNYMHEGQMHDPVMRDIEAFLQSSQETVTGRVIVELHPYRFVVIGVESEHDLMSNKFGSYGEMNKGYTGDDVKGFSKIFGNQTIIWHKVNKK; encoded by the coding sequence ATGAAAAAAGTAGTTTTAGCATTTAGTGGCGGATTAGATACTTCATTCTGTTGTATTTATCTTACACAAGATTTAGGTTTAGAAGTTCATTCCGTAGTTGTAAATACAGGTGGTTTTTCGGATGAAGAATTAAAAAATATTGAAGAACGTGCTTATGCTTTAGGTGTGAAATCACATACAGCTATAGACGAAACGGCAGACTATTACCGCGAAACTATTAAATTTTTGATTTTTGGCAATGTGTTAAAAAATGCGACTTATCCATTGTCAGTATCTGCTGAGCGTGTATGCCAAGCAACCGCAATTGCAAACTACGCAAAGAAAATTGGTGCTGAATGTGTTGCTCATGGATCTACCGGCGCAGGAAACGACCAAGTACGTTTCGATATGATTTTCCAGACCCTGATTCCAGGAGTGGAAATTATCACCCCAATCCGTGATCTGCAATTGTCGCGTGAAGCCGAAATTGAGTATTTGAATAAGCATGGTGTAGAGTATTCTGCTGAAAAAGCAAAATACTCCATCAATAAAGGACTTTGGGGTACTTCTGTTGGTGGAGCAGAAACATTGACATCCAACCAATATTTGCCTGAATCGGCATGGCCAACTCCAGTGACTTCTTCAGAGCCACAACAAATTACAATCGATTTTGAAAAAGGAGAGCCTGTGGCCTTAAATGGTGAGAAAATGGCTTCTGTTAAAGTGATCCAAGAATTGCAGGCAATCGCTCAACCATACGGTATTGGCCGTGATATCCACGTGGGTGATACCATCATTGGTATCAAAGGTCGTGTGGGTTTTGAAGCTGCTGCTTCTGTCATTTTAATTAAGGCACACCATGCCTTAGAAAAACATACCTTGACCAAATGGCAATTGTCTTGGAAAGACCAAATCGCTGCTTTCTATGGAAATTATATGCACGAAGGCCAAATGCACGATCCCGTTATGCGTGATATCGAAGCTTTCTTACAATCTTCACAAGAAACAGTGACTGGCCGAGTGATTGTTGAACTTCACCCATACCGTTTTGTCGTCATTGGTGTCGAGTCTGAACACGATTTGATGTCCAATAAATTCGGTAGCTATGGTGAGATGAATAAGGGCTATACAGGTGACGATGTGAAAGGTTTCTCCAAAATTTTTGGAAATCAAACCATCATTTGGCACAAAGTGAATAAAAAATAA
- a CDS encoding GNAT family N-acetyltransferase encodes MTISDFLIIPAKPEHAHYAEVICDEMFESAKARGTGIARRKPEYVANKMNEGKAVIALHRDGRWAGFCYIETWGHGDYVANSGLIVNPEFRKVGLAKAIKKRVFELSREKYPKAKIFGLTTGFAVMKINSELGYEPVPYSELTSDDEFWKGCQSCVNYEILMSKDRKNCMCTAMLWDPEEKERELREKIQRKHEAKERLERITQKQSLLKRIQAKFWKSANKFIAVNFPKHNKVAKGY; translated from the coding sequence ATGACTATATCAGATTTTTTAATTATCCCGGCTAAACCTGAGCATGCACATTATGCAGAGGTTATTTGCGACGAAATGTTCGAGTCTGCAAAGGCTCGTGGTACTGGTATTGCGCGTCGTAAACCAGAATACGTTGCCAACAAGATGAATGAAGGTAAAGCAGTGATTGCTTTACATAGAGATGGCCGATGGGCAGGTTTTTGTTATATAGAAACTTGGGGGCATGGTGATTATGTTGCGAACTCAGGTTTGATTGTCAATCCCGAATTCAGAAAAGTCGGTTTGGCAAAAGCGATCAAAAAAAGAGTCTTCGAACTTTCCCGTGAGAAATACCCTAAAGCGAAGATCTTTGGTTTGACAACCGGGTTTGCCGTGATGAAAATCAACTCAGAACTAGGCTATGAACCGGTTCCATATTCCGAATTGACCTCCGATGATGAATTTTGGAAGGGTTGTCAAAGTTGCGTGAATTATGAAATTCTGATGAGCAAAGACCGTAAAAACTGTATGTGTACAGCCATGCTTTGGGACCCTGAAGAGAAAGAACGTGAATTGCGAGAGAAGATCCAGCGCAAGCATGAAGCGAAAGAACGCTTGGAAAGAATTACACAAAAACAGTCTCTGTTAAAGCGTATACAGGCGAAGTTTTGGAAATCGGCCAATAAATTTATTGCCGTCAATTTTCCGAAGCATAACAAAGTCGCAAAAGGATATTAA
- a CDS encoding S9 family peptidase: MQQNKKIVWPNVMAPVAAIYPHVRKIHDDAVQDDYYWMIDYFKKGEKSQEVIDYLEEENNYTNLMLQDTEDLQENLFDELKSRIKEKDESVPYYKNGYYYYSRTEEGKQYFKFCRKKGTLEGEEEVLLDVDQLAQGHAYYTAKGFSVSPDNRLLAFSVDTVSRREYTIFIKNIETGEIYPDQIKNTEGAAIWGNDNRTLFYTAKNPVTLLSEKIMRHTLGGDPAADVLVYEEKDNTNYIGVGKSKNGKYIMINSEGTLSSEIWLLNADSPQSEFRIFQPRIQDVLYSVVVLEDRFLILTNDGAINFRIMQCPLDRTDRSHWQPFIDHRPDVLVSDIEEFKDFLAIAERKNGLTQLAIYNLKSQHQHYLDFGEVAYTVYPGINVEYNSDKLRYGYTSLVTPSSVYEYDMAKQKKILLKQQEILGGYDQTAYITERVFATARDGVQVPISIVYKKGTKLDGSAPLLQYAYGSYGASMDPTFSSNRLSLLDRGFIYALAHIRGGEEMGRQWYEDGKMMHKMNTFYDFVDCGKYLIDQHYCMPEHLYAQGGSAGGLLMGVIANIAPEQYHGIIAQVPFVDVVNTMLDDTIPLTTNEYDEWGNPNEKEAYYYMKAYSPYENIEAKEYPNLLVTTGLHDSQVQYFEPAKWVAKLRATKIGDAVLLLKTDMDYGHGGASGRFDYLKEIALEYAFLFKLEGIIPNYTNEQ; the protein is encoded by the coding sequence ATGCAACAAAATAAGAAAATAGTTTGGCCTAATGTGATGGCCCCAGTGGCGGCAATTTACCCTCATGTCAGAAAGATACATGATGATGCTGTGCAAGATGATTATTACTGGATGATTGATTACTTTAAAAAAGGAGAAAAATCGCAAGAAGTTATTGACTATCTGGAAGAGGAAAACAATTATACCAATTTAATGCTTCAAGATACCGAAGATTTACAGGAAAATCTTTTTGATGAATTGAAATCCCGGATTAAGGAAAAGGACGAGTCTGTGCCTTATTACAAAAATGGCTATTATTATTATAGCCGGACGGAAGAGGGAAAACAATATTTTAAATTCTGTCGGAAAAAGGGTACGCTTGAGGGCGAAGAAGAAGTGCTATTGGATGTAGATCAGCTTGCCCAAGGGCATGCATATTATACGGCAAAGGGATTTTCGGTTAGTCCGGATAATCGTTTGCTTGCCTTTAGTGTGGATACCGTATCCCGGAGGGAATATACCATATTTATCAAAAATATTGAGACCGGAGAAATTTATCCCGACCAGATAAAGAATACAGAGGGGGCAGCGATATGGGGAAATGATAATCGAACCTTGTTCTATACGGCCAAGAATCCTGTTACCTTGCTTAGTGAAAAGATTATGCGGCATACACTGGGGGGCGATCCTGCAGCAGATGTGCTTGTGTATGAAGAAAAAGATAACACAAATTATATCGGAGTTGGTAAATCCAAAAATGGAAAATATATTATGATCAATTCTGAAGGGACATTGTCCTCAGAAATTTGGTTATTAAATGCTGACTCACCGCAATCGGAATTTCGTATTTTTCAACCTAGGATACAGGATGTTCTCTATTCCGTTGTTGTATTGGAAGATCGGTTCTTAATACTGACAAATGATGGAGCTATTAATTTCCGAATCATGCAATGTCCCTTAGATCGTACAGATCGCAGCCACTGGCAGCCATTCATAGACCATCGACCGGATGTATTGGTCAGCGATATTGAAGAGTTTAAGGATTTTCTGGCGATTGCTGAACGAAAAAATGGATTGACCCAATTGGCAATTTATAATTTAAAGAGTCAGCATCAGCACTATTTGGATTTCGGAGAAGTTGCCTATACGGTATACCCGGGTATTAATGTTGAATACAACAGTGATAAGTTACGATATGGCTATACTTCTTTAGTGACACCAAGCTCAGTCTATGAATATGATATGGCTAAGCAGAAGAAAATATTATTAAAGCAACAGGAGATTTTGGGAGGGTATGACCAAACCGCGTATATCACCGAACGTGTTTTTGCAACAGCAAGAGATGGTGTTCAAGTGCCCATCTCTATTGTTTATAAAAAGGGAACCAAACTTGATGGTTCAGCTCCATTGTTGCAATATGCCTACGGATCTTATGGTGCGTCGATGGATCCCACTTTTTCGAGCAATCGACTAAGTCTGTTGGATCGTGGATTTATCTATGCCTTGGCACATATCAGAGGCGGTGAGGAAATGGGGCGCCAATGGTATGAAGATGGAAAAATGATGCACAAGATGAATACCTTTTATGATTTTGTGGATTGTGGTAAATACCTGATTGATCAACATTATTGTATGCCCGAACATCTCTATGCGCAAGGGGGAAGTGCCGGAGGTTTGCTGATGGGTGTAATCGCTAATATTGCGCCTGAGCAATATCATGGCATAATAGCTCAGGTACCATTTGTAGATGTGGTGAATACCATGTTGGATGATACAATACCGTTGACTACAAATGAGTATGATGAATGGGGTAACCCCAATGAGAAGGAAGCCTATTATTATATGAAGGCCTATTCTCCATATGAAAACATTGAAGCAAAAGAATACCCTAATTTATTGGTCACAACCGGGCTGCACGATAGTCAGGTGCAGTATTTTGAACCAGCAAAATGGGTAGCAAAACTGAGAGCTACTAAAATAGGAGATGCGGTTTTACTGTTAAAAACAGATATGGATTATGGTCATGGTGGGGCATCGGGTCGATTTGACTATTTAAAGGAAATTGCATTGGAATATGCTTTTCTCTTTAAATTGGAAGGGATTATTCCAAATTATACAAACGAACAATAA
- a CDS encoding S8 family serine peptidase: MNLKQSLYLIALGSLPLISFGQSDTIPANWFNLDYKTDGVMGISTEKTYKTLLKGRKSTPVIVGVLDGGVDVYHEDLKDVVWINTKDSLTNGIDNDGNGYINDKYGWNFIGNADGKDVQFDNLELTRQLRVLDKKFANITAATELNETDRKAFASYQKMLAKYKNKLEEAKMGQFSYDALKRNIDAVVREIGKKPEDITQEDIDNFKATTNTQRIALGYAKDEINNGGFAKFFDDITEGAKYFNNQVDYHLNKAYDSRPIVGDNYEDASERHYGNADVKGPDALHGSHVAGIIGAKRNNNVGINGVADNVKILTVRLVPDGDERDKDVANAIRYAADNGAKVLNMSFGKSYAYNKQAVDDAIKYAESKDVLMVHAAGNDSEDNDIEPNFPMKYYTDVKGDTTGVANAWITVGATGLHLDNELLADFSNYGKKTVDVFAPGVYINSTVPDSKYKEEQGTSMAAPVVAGLAAMIRSYYPNLSAVETKQIIMESVEKPNQLVQVKVGEDASKTVRLADISVTGGIVNAYNAIIKAEEYTNRKKK, translated from the coding sequence ATGAATTTAAAACAATCACTATATCTAATTGCTTTAGGCTCATTGCCCCTTATCTCTTTCGGACAATCCGATACCATTCCAGCAAATTGGTTCAATTTGGATTATAAAACAGATGGGGTCATGGGAATCAGTACCGAAAAAACATATAAAACGTTATTGAAAGGAAGAAAATCTACTCCAGTCATTGTTGGGGTATTGGATGGAGGTGTTGATGTTTATCACGAGGATCTCAAAGATGTTGTGTGGATCAATACGAAAGATAGTCTCACGAATGGTATAGATAATGATGGTAATGGCTATATTAATGATAAATACGGCTGGAATTTTATTGGAAACGCCGATGGAAAGGACGTTCAGTTCGATAACCTGGAATTGACAAGACAGCTTAGGGTTCTGGACAAAAAGTTTGCAAACATCACAGCAGCAACAGAACTCAATGAAACTGATCGAAAAGCTTTCGCTAGTTATCAAAAGATGCTTGCCAAATATAAAAACAAGTTAGAAGAAGCTAAGATGGGCCAATTTTCCTACGATGCGCTCAAACGTAACATAGACGCTGTGGTACGTGAAATAGGTAAAAAGCCCGAAGATATCACACAGGAGGATATAGACAATTTCAAAGCAACCACAAACACGCAACGTATCGCACTTGGCTATGCAAAGGATGAAATCAACAACGGCGGCTTCGCCAAATTTTTTGATGATATCACCGAAGGTGCAAAATATTTCAACAATCAAGTTGATTATCATTTAAACAAAGCATACGATTCTCGACCTATTGTTGGAGATAATTATGAAGATGCTTCAGAGCGACATTATGGCAACGCGGACGTAAAAGGACCGGACGCATTACATGGTAGCCATGTCGCTGGAATCATTGGTGCAAAACGTAATAATAATGTTGGTATCAACGGCGTAGCGGACAATGTTAAAATACTCACAGTTAGACTTGTCCCTGATGGTGATGAACGTGATAAAGACGTCGCAAATGCCATTCGCTATGCAGCAGACAATGGCGCTAAAGTACTTAACATGAGCTTTGGAAAAAGTTATGCCTATAATAAACAGGCCGTAGATGATGCCATCAAATATGCTGAATCCAAAGATGTACTGATGGTACATGCCGCAGGAAATGACAGTGAAGATAACGATATAGAACCTAATTTTCCGATGAAGTATTATACGGATGTAAAAGGTGACACAACCGGGGTTGCCAATGCCTGGATCACAGTAGGTGCAACAGGCCTTCATTTGGACAATGAACTTTTGGCTGATTTTTCCAATTATGGTAAAAAAACTGTCGATGTTTTCGCGCCTGGTGTCTACATCAACTCTACCGTACCGGATTCCAAGTATAAAGAAGAACAGGGCACCAGTATGGCTGCTCCCGTTGTCGCCGGTCTGGCCGCCATGATTCGTTCTTATTACCCTAATTTGAGCGCTGTGGAAACGAAACAAATTATTATGGAATCGGTAGAAAAGCCGAATCAACTGGTACAGGTAAAAGTCGGTGAAGATGCCAGCAAAACGGTTAGATTAGCAGACATTTCGGTCACTGGAGGAATCGTTAATGCGTATAACGCTATTATAAAAGCGGAGGAATATACTAACAGAAAGAAAAAATAA
- the nth gene encoding endonuclease III, whose product MLKQERYKAFVDYFSKNSPDAQTELNYSNPFELLVAVILSAQCTDKRINQVTPKLFARYPDAHSLAASSVDEVFSYIRSVSYPNNKAKHLVGMAQLLIEKFDNIVPEKIEDLVKLPGVGRKTANVISSVVYHNPAMAVDTHVFRVANRLGLTYRATTPLAVEKQLVKNLPKDTIAIAHHWLILHGRYICLARKPLCKKCPITYMCKYFEKNHHIKSVSAIPETKS is encoded by the coding sequence ATGTTAAAACAAGAACGATACAAGGCTTTCGTAGATTATTTCTCCAAAAATAGTCCTGACGCACAGACAGAACTCAACTATAGCAATCCATTTGAATTACTGGTTGCTGTTATTTTATCTGCACAGTGTACAGATAAAAGGATCAACCAAGTCACGCCCAAATTGTTTGCACGCTACCCAGATGCACACAGCTTGGCAGCCTCTAGTGTAGATGAAGTATTTAGCTATATCAGATCGGTAAGCTATCCAAATAATAAGGCCAAACACCTTGTAGGAATGGCTCAGCTACTCATTGAAAAGTTCGACAATATTGTCCCCGAAAAAATTGAGGATCTTGTGAAACTTCCGGGTGTGGGTCGAAAAACTGCTAATGTTATTTCTTCTGTTGTTTATCATAATCCCGCTATGGCCGTAGATACCCATGTTTTTCGTGTTGCAAACCGTCTTGGGCTAACCTATCGTGCAACAACACCATTGGCCGTGGAAAAACAGCTGGTAAAAAATCTACCTAAAGATACAATTGCGATCGCCCATCATTGGCTTATCTTACACGGGCGTTATATATGCCTGGCCCGAAAGCCACTGTGTAAGAAATGCCCGATCACTTATATGTGCAAATACTTTGAAAAAAATCACCATATAAAAAGTGTCTCAGCTATACCAGAGACAAAAAGCTAA